The following proteins are encoded in a genomic region of Gimesia sp.:
- a CDS encoding D-2-hydroxyacid dehydrogenase — protein sequence MKKLLIYPAIDARRLTRLESISNELEVVNAQNLDEALTEIKDAHAFFGKITPELLAAAEKLEWVQSPTASLEHYIFPELADHPCQLTNMRGLFYDVIADHVLGFVLCFARNLHRYIRQQSHSVWQPIGGTAGKPDFVTGPGQVSEVDRSHMHLSDCTLGVVGAGSIGSEVCHRAAAFGMRVCAVDPLIREVPGAVDEVWDLDRLKDLLTISDFVVIAAPHTPQTEKLFRTPQFQQMKNSGYLINIGRGAIVDLQDLTIALQKGDIAGAGLDVFEVEPLPADHPLWQMENVIITPHIAAASTRVPERHLETLLENIRCFINGQPFITLANKRLWF from the coding sequence ATGAAAAAACTTCTCATCTATCCCGCCATCGACGCCAGACGACTCACCCGCCTCGAGAGCATTTCGAACGAACTCGAAGTCGTCAACGCGCAGAATCTGGATGAAGCGCTGACCGAAATCAAAGATGCCCACGCTTTCTTCGGCAAGATCACTCCCGAACTGCTGGCCGCGGCTGAAAAACTGGAATGGGTGCAGTCCCCCACTGCCAGCCTGGAACACTACATTTTTCCCGAACTGGCCGACCACCCCTGCCAGCTCACAAACATGCGCGGCCTGTTCTACGATGTCATCGCCGACCATGTGCTCGGCTTCGTGCTCTGCTTCGCCCGCAACCTGCATCGCTACATTCGTCAACAGTCCCATTCGGTCTGGCAACCCATCGGCGGCACTGCGGGAAAACCCGACTTCGTCACCGGACCGGGGCAGGTCAGCGAAGTCGACCGCAGCCACATGCACCTCTCGGACTGCACCCTGGGCGTAGTCGGTGCCGGCTCGATCGGTTCCGAAGTCTGCCACCGCGCAGCCGCCTTCGGCATGCGAGTCTGCGCCGTCGATCCCCTCATCCGTGAAGTTCCCGGCGCCGTCGATGAAGTCTGGGACCTCGATCGGCTCAAAGATCTGCTCACCATCAGCGACTTCGTCGTCATCGCAGCGCCGCATACACCGCAGACCGAAAAACTGTTCCGCACGCCCCAGTTCCAGCAGATGAAGAACTCCGGATACCTGATCAACATCGGCCGCGGCGCGATCGTCGATCTGCAGGACCTGACCATCGCACTGCAGAAAGGCGACATCGCTGGAGCCGGTCTGGATGTTTTCGAAGTCGAACCCCTGCCCGCAGACCATCCCCTCTGGCAGATGGAGAACGTCATCATTACACCGCACATCGCCGCCGCTTCGACGCGCGTCCCCGAAAGACACCTGGAAACGCTGCTGGAGAACATCCGCTGTTTCATCAACGGCCAGCCCTTCATCACTCTGGCCAACAAACGGCTCTGGTTCTGA